The following proteins are co-located in the Pseudomonas sp. ATCC 13867 genome:
- a CDS encoding GGDEF domain-containing protein, giving the protein MRPTAPYRLSHFLTPLLLIPAGIAAGSLAELSEFFTSLFNVLPTLLLLLGGALCMVYGRQRQLFMLTVVYIAYFLLDTQVDYFQAHRVVMPEAALVFHLCCVLLPLLYGLYGIWQERMHMLQDLLARSAALVAVAGVATALAKRFPQGLAKLLSEVYWPSLHGQWMSLAQLSYFGFSLAFIALLAAYARQPRPLHAAQLVGLVGLLWMLPKVFILPHALTVMTSLVMLTLAGAVAHEAYQMAFRDELTGLPGRRALNERFQRLGQQYVLAMIDVDHFKKFNDSHGHDVGDQVLRMVASQLRRTGGGGKAYRYGGEEFTLVFAGKSLEQCLPHLDGVRQAIEKYAMHLRDRGHRPRDDRQGRTRRGGKDAQLVSVTISVGVAERDGERRTPEEVIKGADQALYSAKSGGRNRVAVHGQTHRGAVRTA; this is encoded by the coding sequence GTGCGACCCACGGCTCCTTACCGGCTCAGCCACTTTCTCACTCCGCTGCTGCTGATCCCGGCGGGCATCGCCGCCGGCTCCCTGGCCGAACTATCCGAATTCTTCACCTCGCTGTTCAATGTCCTGCCGACCCTGTTGCTGCTCCTCGGCGGCGCCCTGTGCATGGTCTACGGTCGCCAGCGCCAGCTGTTCATGCTGACGGTGGTGTACATCGCGTATTTCCTGCTCGATACCCAGGTCGACTATTTCCAGGCGCACCGCGTGGTGATGCCGGAGGCGGCGCTGGTGTTCCACCTGTGTTGCGTGCTGCTGCCACTGCTCTACGGCCTGTACGGCATCTGGCAGGAGCGCATGCACATGCTGCAGGACCTGCTCGCTCGCAGCGCCGCGCTGGTCGCGGTGGCCGGGGTGGCGACGGCCCTGGCCAAGCGCTTCCCGCAGGGCCTGGCGAAACTGCTCAGCGAGGTCTACTGGCCGTCGCTGCACGGCCAGTGGATGAGCCTGGCGCAACTGTCCTACTTCGGCTTCAGCCTCGCCTTCATCGCTCTGCTCGCCGCCTACGCGCGCCAGCCGCGCCCGCTGCACGCCGCGCAACTGGTGGGATTGGTCGGCCTGCTGTGGATGCTGCCCAAGGTCTTCATCCTGCCCCACGCGCTGACCGTGATGACCAGCCTGGTGATGCTCACCCTGGCCGGCGCGGTGGCCCACGAGGCGTACCAGATGGCCTTCCGCGACGAACTCACCGGCCTGCCCGGACGCCGCGCGCTGAACGAGCGCTTCCAGCGCCTGGGCCAGCAGTACGTGCTGGCGATGATCGACGTGGACCACTTCAAGAAATTCAACGACAGCCACGGCCACGACGTCGGCGACCAGGTGCTGCGCATGGTTGCCAGCCAACTGCGGCGCACCGGCGGGGGCGGCAAGGCGTATCGCTACGGCGGTGAGGAGTTCACCCTGGTATTCGCGGGCAAGTCGCTGGAGCAGTGCCTGCCGCACCTCGATGGCGTCCGCCAGGCCATCGAGAAGTACGCGATGCATCTGCGCGATCGCGGACACCGCCCCAGGGACGATCGCCAGGGCCGCACCAGACGCGGTGGCAAGGATGCGCAACTGGTCTCGGTCACCATCAGCGTCGGCGTGGCCGAGCGCGATGGCGAACGGCGCACGCCGGAAGAAGTGATCAAGGGCGCCGACCAGGCGCTGTACTCGGCCAAGAGCGGCGGGCGCAACCGGGTCGCCGTGCACGGGCAGACGCATCGGGGCGCGGTGCGAACGGCCTGA
- a CDS encoding acyl-CoA dehydrogenase C-terminal domain-containing protein, translated as MPEYKAPLRDVRFLTDEVFDFTGRYAALGATDATPDMFAAILEEGAKFCEQVIAPLNRSGDEEGCHFDNGVVTTPKGFKEAFAQYVEAGWNGVSSDPEYGGQGLPPSLGLLVSEMIGASNCSWGMYPGLTKGAMAAIHAHGSEEQKNTYLPRMTSAVWTGTMCLTEPHCGTDLGIIKTRAVPNADGSYAITGTKIFISAGEHDMSENIIHLVLAKLPDAPAGTKGISLFIVPKFNLDANGEAGERNAVACGSIEHKMGIKASATCVMNFDGAKGFLIGEANKGLACMFTMMNHARLGTGMQGLCLGETSYQGAVRYAQDRLQMRSLTGPKAPEKPADPIIVHPDVRRMLLTMKAFNEGNRALAYFTAQLLDIEHLSQDAEERERAASLLAFLTPICKAFMTETGLEVTNIGMQVFGGHGFIREWGMEQLVRDCRIAPIYEGTNGIQALDLLGRKVLGSQGKLLMGFTKLVHQLCQQHAEHPQLKAQVAQLSTLNKQWGELTQKVGMAAMKNPDEVGAASVDYLMFSGYVTLGYFWLRMALVAQQKLEEGAGEAAYYQAKLVTAEFYFSRLLPRAQAHVAAAEAGSEVLMRLSAEQFAL; from the coding sequence ATGCCCGAGTACAAGGCCCCCCTGCGCGACGTGCGCTTTCTCACCGACGAAGTCTTCGACTTCACCGGCCGCTACGCAGCCCTCGGCGCCACCGACGCCACCCCGGACATGTTCGCCGCCATCCTCGAGGAAGGCGCGAAGTTCTGCGAGCAGGTGATCGCCCCGCTGAACCGCTCCGGCGACGAGGAAGGTTGCCACTTCGACAATGGCGTGGTGACCACGCCCAAGGGCTTCAAGGAAGCCTTCGCGCAGTACGTCGAGGCCGGCTGGAACGGCGTCTCCAGCGACCCGGAGTACGGCGGCCAGGGCCTGCCGCCGTCCCTCGGCCTGCTGGTCAGTGAGATGATCGGCGCGTCCAACTGCTCCTGGGGCATGTATCCCGGCCTGACCAAGGGCGCGATGGCCGCCATCCACGCCCACGGCAGCGAGGAGCAGAAGAACACCTACCTGCCGCGCATGACCAGCGCGGTCTGGACCGGCACCATGTGCCTCACCGAGCCGCACTGCGGCACGGACCTCGGCATCATCAAGACCCGCGCCGTGCCCAATGCCGACGGCAGCTATGCGATCACCGGCACCAAGATCTTCATCTCCGCTGGCGAGCACGACATGAGCGAGAACATCATCCACCTGGTGCTGGCCAAGCTGCCCGACGCGCCGGCCGGCACCAAGGGCATCTCGCTGTTCATCGTGCCGAAGTTCAACCTCGACGCGAACGGAGAAGCCGGCGAGCGCAACGCCGTGGCCTGCGGCTCCATCGAACACAAGATGGGCATCAAGGCCTCGGCCACCTGCGTGATGAACTTCGACGGCGCCAAGGGCTTCCTGATCGGCGAAGCCAACAAGGGCCTGGCCTGCATGTTCACCATGATGAACCACGCGCGCCTGGGCACCGGCATGCAGGGTCTCTGCCTCGGCGAGACCAGCTACCAGGGCGCCGTGCGCTACGCCCAGGACCGCCTGCAGATGCGTTCGCTGACCGGTCCGAAGGCGCCGGAGAAACCCGCCGACCCGATCATCGTCCACCCGGACGTGCGCCGCATGCTGCTGACCATGAAGGCGTTCAACGAGGGCAACCGCGCGCTGGCCTACTTCACCGCGCAACTGCTGGACATCGAGCACCTCTCCCAGGATGCCGAGGAGCGCGAGCGCGCCGCCAGCCTGCTGGCCTTCCTCACCCCGATCTGCAAGGCCTTCATGACCGAGACCGGCCTAGAAGTCACCAACATCGGCATGCAGGTGTTCGGCGGCCACGGCTTCATCCGCGAGTGGGGCATGGAGCAGCTGGTGCGCGACTGCCGCATCGCGCCGATCTACGAGGGCACCAACGGCATCCAGGCGCTGGACCTGCTGGGCCGCAAGGTCCTCGGCAGCCAGGGCAAGCTGCTGATGGGCTTCACCAAGCTCGTTCATCAACTCTGCCAGCAGCATGCCGAGCACCCGCAGCTCAAGGCGCAGGTCGCGCAGCTGTCGACGCTGAACAAGCAGTGGGGCGAGCTGACCCAGAAGGTCGGCATGGCCGCCATGAAGAACCCGGACGAAGTCGGCGCGGCCTCGGTCGACTACCTGATGTTCTCCGGCTACGTGACCCTGGGCTACTTCTGGTTGCGCATGGCGCTGGTCGCCCAGCAGAAGCTGGAGGAGGGCGCCGGCGAGGCGGCCTACTACCAGGCGAAGCTGGTTACCGCCGAGTTCTATTTCAGCCGCCTGCTGCCGCGCGCGCAGGCTCACGTGGCAGCGGCGGAGGCCGGTTCCGAGGTGCTGATGCGCCTGTCGGCCGAGCAGTTCGCCCTGTAA
- a CDS encoding acyl-CoA dehydrogenase C-terminal domain-containing protein — translation MADYKAPLRDMQFVLNEVFEVANLWAELPALAETVDAETASAILEEAGKVTGGVIAPLNRSGDEEGCNWSAEGVKTPAGFPEAYRTYAEGGWVGVGGAPEFGGMGMPKVIGAQVEEMVNSANLSFGLYPMLTAGACLSLLNHASEELKAKYLPNMYAGTWAGSMCLTEPHAGTDLGMIRTKAEPQADGSFKISGTKIFITGGEHDLTENIIHLVLAKLPDAPAGSKGISLFLVPKVMVNADGSLAGRNAVSCGSIEHKMGIKGSATCVMNFDGATGWIVDAPNKGLAAMFTMMNYERLGVGIQGLATGERSYQSAVEYARERIQSRAPTGPVAQDKAADPIIVHPDVRRMLLTMKALNEGGRAFSSYVAMQLDTAKYSEEPTTRKRAEELVALLTPVAKAFLTDMGLETTIHGQQIFGGHGFIREWGQEQLVRDCRITQIYEGTNGIQALDLMGRKIVGSGGAYCKLFTDEIRAFTASASAELAEFTGPLNAAVQNLDELTAWVLDRAKGNPNEIGAASVEYLHAFGYTAYAYMWALMARASLGKEGQDEFYASKLGTARFYFARLLPRIHSLSASVKAGSESLYLLDAAQF, via the coding sequence ATGGCTGACTACAAAGCTCCCCTGCGCGACATGCAATTCGTCCTCAATGAAGTCTTCGAGGTCGCCAACCTGTGGGCCGAACTGCCCGCCCTGGCCGAGACCGTCGATGCCGAGACCGCGTCGGCAATCCTCGAAGAGGCCGGCAAGGTCACCGGCGGCGTGATCGCCCCGCTGAACCGCAGCGGCGACGAAGAAGGCTGCAACTGGAGCGCCGAGGGCGTGAAGACCCCGGCCGGCTTCCCCGAGGCCTACCGCACCTACGCCGAAGGCGGCTGGGTGGGCGTGGGCGGCGCGCCGGAATTCGGCGGTATGGGCATGCCCAAGGTGATCGGCGCCCAGGTCGAGGAAATGGTCAACTCGGCCAACCTGTCCTTCGGCCTGTACCCGATGCTCACCGCCGGCGCCTGCCTGTCGCTGCTCAACCACGCCAGCGAAGAATTGAAGGCCAAGTACCTGCCGAACATGTACGCCGGCACCTGGGCCGGTTCCATGTGCCTGACCGAGCCGCACGCCGGCACCGACCTGGGCATGATCCGCACCAAGGCCGAACCGCAGGCCGACGGCAGCTTCAAGATTTCCGGCACCAAGATATTCATCACCGGCGGCGAGCACGACCTGACCGAGAACATTATCCACCTGGTCCTGGCCAAGCTGCCCGACGCGCCGGCCGGCTCCAAGGGCATCTCGCTGTTTCTGGTGCCGAAGGTGATGGTCAACGCCGACGGCTCCCTGGCCGGGCGCAACGCCGTGTCCTGTGGCTCCATCGAGCACAAGATGGGCATCAAGGGCTCCGCCACCTGCGTGATGAACTTCGACGGCGCCACCGGCTGGATCGTCGATGCGCCGAACAAGGGCCTGGCCGCCATGTTCACCATGATGAACTACGAGCGCCTGGGCGTTGGCATCCAGGGCCTGGCCACTGGCGAGCGCTCCTACCAGAGCGCGGTGGAGTACGCCCGCGAGCGTATCCAGAGCCGCGCGCCGACCGGCCCGGTGGCTCAGGACAAGGCCGCCGACCCGATCATCGTGCACCCTGACGTACGTCGCATGCTGCTCACCATGAAGGCGCTGAACGAAGGCGGCCGCGCCTTCTCCAGCTACGTCGCCATGCAGCTGGACACCGCCAAGTACAGCGAAGAGCCGACCACCCGCAAGCGCGCCGAGGAACTGGTCGCTCTGCTGACCCCGGTGGCCAAGGCCTTCCTCACCGACATGGGCCTGGAAACCACCATCCACGGCCAGCAGATCTTCGGCGGCCACGGCTTCATCCGCGAGTGGGGCCAGGAGCAGCTGGTGCGCGACTGCCGCATCACCCAGATCTACGAAGGCACCAACGGCATCCAGGCACTGGACCTGATGGGCCGCAAGATCGTCGGCAGCGGCGGTGCCTACTGCAAGCTGTTCACCGACGAGATCCGCGCCTTCACCGCCTCGGCGTCGGCTGAGCTGGCCGAGTTCACCGGCCCGCTGAATGCTGCCGTGCAGAACCTGGACGAGCTGACCGCCTGGGTCCTGGACCGCGCCAAGGGCAACCCGAACGAAATCGGCGCCGCCTCGGTCGAGTACCTGCACGCCTTCGGCTACACCGCCTACGCGTACATGTGGGCCCTGATGGCTCGCGCTTCGCTGGGCAAGGAAGGCCAGGACGAGTTCTATGCCAGCAAGCTCGGCACCGCGCGCTTCTACTTCGCCCGCCTGCTACCGCGCATCCACTCGCTGAGTGCCTCGGTGAAGGCCGGCAGCGAGTCGCTGTACCTGCTGGACGCCGCGCAGTTCTAA